The Paenibacillus sp. RUD330 genome has a segment encoding these proteins:
- the plsY gene encoding glycerol-3-phosphate 1-O-acyltransferase PlsY — MLISILAIAASYLLGSVSFSILIGRYVKGIDIRQHGSGNAGATNTLRVLGKGPGIAVFLLDIAKGVFAVLLGQLLVPESDWVPAICGLAAIMGHNWPLYFRFKGGKGIATTVGALVVLSFLPCLIAGIIAIAVIALTRYVSLGSLVFALLTPLFIFFLEGAEPALWAAMLLCLFAFVRHRTNIVKLARGQENKLGSKKG; from the coding sequence TTGCTCATATCCATCCTTGCGATTGCAGCGAGCTATCTGCTCGGCTCGGTTTCCTTCAGCATCCTGATTGGCAGGTATGTGAAGGGCATTGATATCCGCCAGCATGGAAGCGGCAACGCGGGAGCGACCAACACGCTCCGCGTGCTCGGCAAAGGCCCCGGCATCGCCGTCTTCCTGCTGGACATCGCCAAAGGCGTCTTCGCCGTCCTGCTTGGGCAGCTGCTCGTCCCGGAATCGGACTGGGTGCCCGCCATTTGCGGACTGGCCGCGATCATGGGCCATAACTGGCCGCTCTATTTCCGCTTCAAGGGAGGCAAGGGAATCGCCACGACGGTAGGAGCTCTCGTCGTCCTGTCGTTCCTGCCCTGCCTGATCGCCGGGATCATTGCGATCGCGGTCATCGCCCTCACCCGCTACGTTTCGCTCGGCTCGCTCGTCTTCGCTCTGTTGACGCCATTATTCATTTTCTTCCTCGAAGGCGCCGAGCCGGCGTTATGGGCAGCGATGCTGTTATGCTTATTCGCTTTTGTCCGCCATCGGACCAATATCGTCAAGCTGGCGCGCGGCCAGGAAAACAAGCTCGGATCGAAGAAAGGGTGA
- a CDS encoding 2Fe-2S iron-sulfur cluster-binding protein yields the protein MMAEATFWPAGKTVKVRPGTTLLSAARQAGLSVPVRCDGKAACLMCKMSLLPDHGEQGLSRLSEVERRKLGTDGLQRLGCQSRITGDCHVSIPESPLKAAVRRQLERQAAEDDDDWLRGFRS from the coding sequence ATCATGGCAGAGGCGACCTTTTGGCCAGCCGGCAAAACCGTCAAGGTCAGGCCGGGCACGACGCTTCTGAGCGCTGCCAGGCAGGCGGGGCTCAGCGTTCCCGTCCGCTGCGACGGCAAAGCCGCCTGCCTCATGTGCAAGATGTCGCTGCTCCCCGACCATGGGGAACAGGGGCTTTCCCGCCTGAGCGAGGTGGAGCGCCGCAAGCTTGGAACCGACGGACTTCAGCGGCTCGGCTGCCAGAGCAGGATTACGGGCGACTGCCATGTCAGCATACCCGAAAGTCCGCTGAAGGCGGCTGTCAGACGTCAATTGGAGCGTCAGGCCGCTGAAGACGATGACGATTGGCTGCGGGGATTCCGAAGCTAG
- a CDS encoding ABC transporter permease, with amino-acid sequence MNSRSADFIFKYGSLLVIGIVIIFFSLWDKHFFTYDNLASILRAISITAFVAIGVTFSLSVDGFDLSVGSTVSIVIAFSTALMVWYQMPLAVVIVGSLLLGAAVGLVNSLLIVRVRIPDLLATLAMMYVVSGIQQIFTKGNSIYSNMIMPDGSTAPGTIPSSFLWLGQGELLGIPVPVVLMAVAFVAVFIFFKYTRIGRQMEMTGGNEEAARLSGVRVKRIRTAAYVLSGLFAAIGGLLFAARTGSGQSGAGAPILMEAVAAVFVGYSVLGKGRPNIVGTFFGAVLIGVLLNGLTMMNVPYYSNDFIKGAVLVLALAITFIHLNRKRA; translated from the coding sequence ATGAATTCCAGATCGGCCGATTTCATTTTCAAATATGGATCGCTTTTGGTCATCGGCATTGTCATTATTTTCTTTTCTTTGTGGGACAAGCATTTCTTTACGTACGACAACCTGGCCTCGATCCTGCGGGCGATCTCGATCACGGCGTTCGTGGCGATCGGCGTCACGTTCTCCTTGTCCGTGGACGGCTTCGACCTCTCGGTCGGCTCGACCGTATCGATCGTCATCGCTTTTTCGACGGCGCTCATGGTCTGGTATCAGATGCCGCTCGCGGTCGTCATTGTCGGCTCGCTCCTGCTCGGAGCGGCGGTAGGGCTGGTCAATTCGCTCCTGATCGTGCGGGTGCGGATTCCGGATCTGCTCGCGACGCTCGCGATGATGTATGTCGTCTCGGGCATCCAGCAAATATTCACCAAAGGCAATTCCATCTACAGCAACATGATCATGCCGGACGGCTCGACCGCTCCGGGTACGATTCCTTCGTCCTTCCTGTGGCTGGGACAGGGCGAGCTGCTCGGCATCCCGGTTCCGGTCGTGCTGATGGCCGTCGCATTCGTCGCCGTATTCATCTTCTTCAAATACACGCGGATCGGACGCCAGATGGAAATGACCGGAGGCAACGAGGAAGCGGCTCGCCTATCGGGCGTAAGGGTGAAGCGGATCCGCACCGCGGCTTATGTGCTGTCGGGATTGTTCGCCGCCATCGGAGGCCTGCTCTTCGCAGCCCGTACCGGCAGCGGCCAGTCCGGCGCCGGCGCGCCGATCCTCATGGAAGCGGTGGCGGCCGTATTCGTCGGCTATTCGGTGCTTGGCAAAGGGCGGCCCAACATCGTCGGCACCTTCTTCGGAGCCGTTCTGATCGGCGTGCTGCTGAACGGACTGACGATGATGAACGTTCCGTACTATTCCAACGACTTCATCAAGGGCGCCGTGCTGGTGCTCGCGCTGGCGATCACATTCATTCACCTGAACCGCAAGCGGGCTTGA
- a CDS encoding sugar ABC transporter substrate-binding protein has protein sequence MNWGKKSLIVLAAAAILGTAACGQKGNNSEADGAGAGGSAAAGKSNGILATLGDGNDSLKGKKIALIMQFNEGAFSAQYVAGVKEQVESFGGTVQVQASGNNLAEMSSKLEAAVNGGVDGILTDHGTAEALKSGVEKAASKGIPVVAFDADIAVPGVTVLQQNDQDMADKSLEKLKTDIGGKGNIVKVWVAGFAPMERRQISYKKFMDANPDIKEIAHFGTADKPALDTQNQMEAILKQYPNKGDIAAVWASWDEFAKGAVRAIQQAGRNEIKVYGIDMSDEDLQMIQDPNSPWIASVAVDPKDIGRVQARYLYQKLHGDKTDDKVVLDAVAVTRDALPKDKKINTTELSEYVEGWGKSEQGIADWMGKTGN, from the coding sequence ATGAACTGGGGCAAAAAATCACTGATCGTTCTTGCAGCGGCTGCTATATTGGGTACGGCCGCATGCGGGCAGAAAGGCAATAATTCCGAGGCGGACGGAGCTGGAGCGGGCGGAAGCGCGGCAGCCGGCAAATCCAACGGAATCCTCGCCACGCTCGGCGATGGCAATGATTCGCTGAAGGGCAAGAAGATCGCGCTCATCATGCAATTCAACGAAGGGGCGTTTTCCGCCCAATACGTTGCCGGCGTGAAGGAGCAGGTCGAGAGCTTCGGAGGCACGGTGCAGGTGCAGGCCTCGGGCAACAATCTGGCCGAGATGTCTTCCAAGCTCGAGGCGGCGGTCAACGGCGGCGTAGACGGCATCCTGACCGACCACGGCACGGCGGAAGCGCTGAAGTCCGGCGTAGAGAAAGCGGCCAGCAAGGGAATTCCGGTCGTAGCGTTCGACGCCGACATCGCGGTGCCGGGAGTCACGGTGCTGCAGCAGAACGACCAGGATATGGCGGACAAGTCGCTGGAGAAGCTGAAAACGGATATCGGCGGCAAAGGGAACATCGTCAAGGTTTGGGTCGCAGGCTTTGCGCCGATGGAAAGACGCCAGATCTCGTACAAGAAGTTCATGGATGCGAACCCGGATATCAAGGAAATCGCGCATTTCGGCACGGCGGACAAGCCTGCGCTGGATACGCAGAACCAGATGGAAGCCATTCTCAAGCAATATCCGAACAAAGGCGACATCGCAGCTGTATGGGCATCGTGGGATGAATTCGCCAAAGGAGCCGTCCGCGCCATCCAGCAGGCGGGCCGCAATGAAATCAAAGTCTACGGCATCGACATGAGCGACGAGGACCTGCAGATGATCCAGGATCCGAATTCGCCTTGGATCGCCTCGGTCGCCGTGGATCCGAAGGACATCGGCCGCGTGCAGGCGCGGTATCTGTACCAGAAGCTGCATGGCGACAAGACCGACGACAAGGTCGTCCTTGATGCGGTTGCCGTAACCCGCGACGCATTGCCGAAGGACAAGAAGATCAACACGACCGAGCTCAGCGAGTATGTCGAGGGATGGGGCAAGAGCGAGCAGGGAATCGCCGATTGGATGGGCAAGACGGGCAACTAA
- a CDS encoding sugar ABC transporter ATP-binding protein — MSGICKSFSGVPALKDAGLEVAGGEVHALLGANGAGKSTLIKILSGAYGADSGSVEIDGGPVALGSPAEAKALGIHCVYQEVDTAIVPALSTAENILLDRHAASGAGRWVNWKAMAEEAGAALQRLGVELPLHKPAGELSLAEKQLVLIARLLTERARFVILDEPTAPLSLEEAERLFRVIEGLKASGIGIIFITHRLPEVFRVSDRITVMRDGMRVLTADKRELTPESVVEAMLGRKFEEEYPKLEAAIGEVVLDVDGLRSGSRVKDVSLKVRSGEIVAVVGLVGAGKTELSRALFGADSVDGGTISAGGRRLRLNQPADAVAAGIALVPEERRRQGIVASDSVLRNLSLPSLKRWTRLGFLAGRKEEESASGLISSLGIKTAGFQQIIATLSGGNQQKVSIGKWIPTEASVYLFDEPTKGVDIGAKSDIFRVIGNLASQGKAILYLTCEFQEAVGIADRILVMYDGAIVKEFPRGQASLEELLIEASGGRGGTA, encoded by the coding sequence ATGTCTGGGATATGCAAGTCCTTTTCCGGAGTTCCGGCATTGAAGGACGCCGGCCTTGAGGTGGCGGGAGGAGAGGTCCATGCTCTTCTCGGCGCCAACGGGGCGGGCAAAAGCACCCTGATCAAAATACTTTCCGGCGCGTATGGGGCCGACTCGGGCAGCGTGGAGATCGACGGGGGACCGGTCGCTCTCGGCAGTCCGGCCGAAGCGAAGGCCTTAGGCATCCACTGCGTCTACCAGGAAGTGGACACGGCGATCGTGCCGGCACTCAGCACGGCGGAGAACATCCTCCTCGACCGCCATGCAGCGAGCGGCGCGGGACGATGGGTGAACTGGAAGGCGATGGCCGAGGAAGCCGGAGCCGCGCTGCAGCGGCTCGGCGTGGAGCTTCCGCTCCATAAGCCGGCCGGGGAGCTGTCCCTTGCGGAAAAGCAGTTGGTGCTCATTGCCCGCCTGCTAACGGAACGCGCACGATTCGTCATTCTGGACGAGCCTACGGCGCCGCTCAGCCTGGAGGAGGCTGAGCGGCTCTTCCGTGTCATCGAAGGGCTCAAGGCAAGCGGAATCGGCATCATCTTCATCACCCATCGGCTGCCGGAGGTGTTCCGGGTCAGCGACCGCATCACCGTCATGCGCGACGGCATGCGGGTCCTAACCGCAGACAAGAGGGAGCTCACCCCCGAAAGCGTAGTGGAAGCGATGCTCGGACGCAAATTCGAGGAGGAGTATCCGAAGCTGGAGGCAGCTATCGGCGAGGTCGTCCTCGATGTAGACGGACTGCGGAGCGGGAGCCGGGTGAAGGATGTCAGCCTGAAGGTGCGGAGCGGCGAGATCGTCGCGGTCGTAGGGCTTGTCGGAGCAGGCAAGACCGAGCTGTCCCGGGCTCTCTTCGGCGCCGATTCCGTCGACGGCGGGACGATCAGCGCAGGCGGCAGACGCCTCAGGCTGAATCAGCCGGCCGACGCCGTAGCGGCGGGAATCGCCCTCGTGCCCGAGGAGAGAAGGCGGCAGGGCATTGTCGCGTCGGATTCCGTGCTGCGCAATCTCAGCCTCCCTTCCTTGAAGCGCTGGACTCGGCTCGGATTTTTGGCTGGGCGCAAGGAGGAGGAATCGGCCTCGGGCCTGATCTCTTCGCTTGGAATCAAGACGGCGGGCTTCCAGCAGATCATCGCGACGCTGAGCGGAGGCAACCAGCAGAAGGTCAGCATCGGCAAATGGATTCCGACGGAAGCGTCGGTCTATCTGTTCGACGAGCCGACCAAGGGAGTGGACATCGGCGCCAAAAGCGATATCTTCCGCGTCATCGGCAATCTTGCCTCGCAGGGCAAGGCGATTCTGTACCTGACTTGCGAATTCCAGGAAGCCGTCGGCATCGCCGACCGGATTCTGGTCATGTATGACGGGGCTATCGTCAAGGAGTTCCCGAGAGGTCAAGCCTCTTTGGAGGAGCTGCTCATCGAAGCCAGCGGAGGAAGAGGAGGAACAGCATGA
- a CDS encoding DUF2768 family protein produces MQPSPMTVMWISLAGIGLMVISALVITFARMKTKGILRGVLSLAAFAMLVFGFILGVFSIIV; encoded by the coding sequence ATGCAACCGAGTCCGATGACCGTAATGTGGATCTCGCTGGCCGGAATCGGCCTGATGGTCATATCCGCATTGGTGATTACGTTCGCCCGCATGAAAACGAAGGGGATCCTGCGAGGCGTTCTGTCGCTGGCCGCATTCGCCATGCTGGTATTCGGCTTTATTCTTGGCGTGTTTTCGATTATCGTCTGA
- a CDS encoding demethylmenaquinone methyltransferase: MEQNEKAKHVHGVFEKIAPKYDLMNDVLSFRRHKAWRKFTMRKMNMKSGQTAIDLCCGTCDWTLSIAEASGSGRVVGLDFSQAMLDVGKRKVVEAGRGHQIELIRGNAMELPFPDDSFDFATIGFGLRNVPDFEQVLREMKRVVKPGGKVVCLELSKPTWQPFKGIYYFYFQQLLPQLGKLFAKSYEQYKWLPDSLKQFPDRHGLTELFRKTGLESVSADALTGGIAALHIGTKGTEGK; the protein is encoded by the coding sequence ATGGAACAGAATGAAAAAGCCAAACATGTTCACGGCGTATTCGAGAAGATCGCTCCCAAGTACGATCTGATGAACGATGTGCTGAGCTTCCGCCGGCATAAGGCCTGGCGGAAATTCACCATGCGCAAAATGAACATGAAATCCGGCCAGACCGCGATCGACCTCTGCTGCGGCACTTGCGACTGGACGCTCTCCATTGCGGAGGCAAGCGGGAGCGGACGTGTCGTCGGGCTGGATTTCAGCCAGGCGATGCTCGATGTCGGCAAGCGCAAGGTTGTCGAGGCGGGGCGGGGACACCAGATCGAGCTGATCCGCGGCAATGCCATGGAGCTGCCGTTTCCCGACGATTCCTTCGATTTCGCAACGATCGGCTTCGGCCTGCGCAACGTGCCGGATTTCGAGCAGGTGCTGCGGGAGATGAAGCGGGTGGTGAAGCCGGGCGGCAAGGTGGTCTGCCTGGAGCTGTCGAAGCCTACCTGGCAGCCGTTCAAGGGCATTTATTATTTCTATTTTCAGCAATTGCTGCCGCAGCTCGGCAAGCTGTTCGCCAAGTCGTATGAGCAGTACAAGTGGCTCCCGGATTCTCTCAAGCAGTTTCCAGACAGGCATGGATTGACGGAGTTGTTCCGCAAGACAGGGCTGGAGTCGGTGAGCGCGGACGCGCTGACCGGGGGCATTGCAGCGCTGCATATCGGAACGAAGGGGACGGAAGGAAAATGA
- the spoIVA gene encoding stage IV sporulation protein A produces the protein MEKVDIFKDIAERTGGDIYLGVVGAVRTGKSTFIKRFMETTVLPNITSEVDRVRAVDELPQSAAGKTIMTTEPKFVPNQAVRIHVAEGLEVNVRLVDCVGYAVDGAKGYEDENGPRMITTPWFEEPIPFQEAAEIGTRKVIQEHSTLGVVVTTDGTIAEIPRSSYVESEERVIAELKEVGKPFVLIINSTRPKSDEALQLRGELQAKYDIPVMTLSAAAMGEEEVTSVLREVLYEFPVHEVNVNLPSWVMVLNESHWLRSNFENSVRDTVQDIRRLRDVDRVVAQFMEYDFISRAGLSDMNMGQGVAEIDLYAPDELYDQILMEVVGVEIRGKDHLLQLMQDFTHAKREYDRFAEALEMVKTTGYGIAAPTLAEMQLDEPELIRQGSRFGVRLKATAPSIHMIRVDVESEFAPIIGTEKQSEELVRYLMQDFENDPIKVWDSDMFGRSLHSIVREGIQGKIAMMPDNARYKLQETLGRIINEGSGGLIAIIL, from the coding sequence GTGGAAAAAGTGGATATTTTCAAGGACATCGCGGAGCGTACCGGCGGAGACATCTACCTCGGCGTCGTCGGTGCGGTCCGAACAGGCAAGTCGACGTTCATCAAGCGATTCATGGAAACGACCGTACTTCCCAACATTACGAGCGAGGTGGACCGCGTCCGCGCGGTGGATGAGCTTCCGCAAAGCGCGGCAGGCAAGACGATCATGACGACGGAGCCCAAGTTCGTTCCGAACCAGGCTGTCCGCATTCATGTCGCCGAAGGCCTGGAAGTCAACGTCCGCCTCGTCGATTGCGTCGGATACGCTGTGGATGGCGCCAAGGGCTACGAGGACGAGAACGGCCCGCGGATGATCACGACGCCTTGGTTCGAGGAGCCGATTCCATTCCAGGAAGCGGCGGAGATCGGAACCCGCAAGGTCATCCAGGAGCATTCCACTCTCGGCGTGGTCGTTACGACGGACGGCACGATCGCCGAAATTCCCCGCAGCTCGTATGTCGAATCCGAAGAACGCGTCATCGCCGAGCTGAAGGAAGTCGGCAAGCCGTTCGTGCTCATCATCAACTCCACCCGTCCGAAAAGCGATGAAGCCCTGCAGCTCCGCGGCGAGCTTCAAGCCAAATACGACATTCCGGTCATGACGCTGAGCGCGGCCGCCATGGGCGAGGAGGAAGTGACCTCCGTCCTGCGCGAGGTTCTCTACGAATTCCCTGTGCATGAGGTCAACGTCAACCTGCCCAGCTGGGTCATGGTGCTGAATGAAAGCCACTGGCTGAGAAGCAATTTCGAGAATTCGGTCCGCGATACGGTCCAGGACATCCGCAGGCTGCGCGATGTGGACCGTGTCGTCGCCCAGTTCATGGAATACGACTTCATTTCCAGAGCCGGCCTCAGCGACATGAATATGGGGCAGGGCGTTGCGGAGATCGACCTGTACGCTCCGGATGAGCTGTACGACCAGATCCTGATGGAAGTGGTCGGCGTCGAAATCCGCGGCAAGGACCATCTGCTGCAGCTCATGCAGGATTTCACCCATGCCAAGCGCGAGTACGACCGCTTCGCGGAAGCGCTGGAGATGGTCAAGACGACCGGCTACGGCATCGCGGCTCCGACTCTGGCCGAAATGCAGCTCGACGAGCCGGAGCTGATCCGCCAAGGCTCCCGCTTCGGGGTCAGGCTGAAGGCGACCGCTCCATCCATCCACATGATTCGAGTGGACGTGGAATCGGAGTTCGCTCCGATCATCGGGACGGAGAAGCAAAGCGAGGAGCTCGTGAGATACCTCATGCAGGATTTCGAGAACGATCCGATCAAGGTATGGGATTCAGACATGTTCGGCCGCTCGCTGCATTCCATCGTGCGCGAAGGCATCCAGGGCAAGATTGCGATGATGCCGGACAACGCCCGCTACAAGCTGCAGGAAACGCTGGGCAGGATCATCAACGAAGGCTCCGGAGGCCTTATCGCCATCATTCTCTAA
- a CDS encoding stage VI sporulation protein F, translated as MSKHSPKDILGAVNKKTGKNITENQVKKIASGVTPETIQSEEELRKLVKQVASMAKVPVSEQTMNDIVKAVKASGMNMGNLETLMKMMIKK; from the coding sequence GTGAGCAAACATTCGCCGAAGGACATTCTTGGAGCAGTCAACAAGAAAACCGGCAAAAACATTACGGAGAATCAGGTCAAAAAAATCGCCAGCGGAGTCACTCCGGAGACGATCCAGAGCGAGGAAGAGCTTCGCAAGCTGGTTAAGCAGGTTGCCTCCATGGCGAAGGTGCCGGTGTCGGAGCAGACGATGAACGACATCGTCAAAGCCGTCAAGGCGAGCGGCATGAACATGGGCAACCTGGAAACCCTGATGAAAATGATGATCAAGAAATAA
- the mtrB gene encoding trp RNA-binding attenuation protein MtrB — MEALEGDYIVIKAKDQGVTVIGLTRGTDTKFHHSEKLDKGEVLIAQFTDHTSAIKIRGRATIMTRYGTVEAGE, encoded by the coding sequence ATGGAAGCTCTCGAAGGGGATTACATCGTCATCAAGGCGAAGGATCAAGGCGTAACCGTCATCGGCCTCACTCGCGGAACGGATACCAAGTTTCATCACTCCGAGAAGCTGGACAAGGGAGAAGTCCTCATCGCCCAGTTCACGGACCATACATCCGCGATCAAGATCCGCGGCCGCGCGACGATCATGACGCGGTACGGCACGGTCGAAGCCGGAGAATGA
- a CDS encoding HU family DNA-binding protein, which produces MNKTDLIAKVSELTELSKKDATKAVDAVFDAISDALQAGDKVQLVGFGNFEVRERQARKGRNPQTGEEIEIPASKTPAFKPGKSLKDLVSN; this is translated from the coding sequence TTGAACAAGACCGATCTGATTGCCAAAGTATCCGAGCTGACCGAGCTGTCCAAAAAGGACGCGACGAAAGCGGTTGACGCGGTGTTCGACGCCATCTCCGACGCCCTTCAGGCAGGAGACAAAGTCCAGCTTGTCGGCTTCGGCAACTTTGAAGTACGCGAGCGCCAAGCACGCAAGGGACGGAATCCGCAGACCGGGGAAGAAATCGAAATCCCTGCGAGCAAGACGCCTGCCTTCAAGCCGGGCAAGTCCTTGAAAGACCTCGTATCCAACTAA
- a CDS encoding heptaprenyl diphosphate synthase component 1, with translation MTRYRIPELASKYIDHEMIRRHAALPDFPDSRIRLLFGFLSQHRFAAAASELYSLAVSLVQLGLDTHDRVDTEAGDRGIKDMRERQLRVLAGDYFSSRFYQLLAGAGQIDMIRRLSGSICEANRLKTSLYVQAKDNSLTAEEYLDRHAGIRSILFDSFTILLEEKIRPLWNELLLTLARMEVLHEEWSLSLRGEALAGGWGYWHVLEAGSAEDRELLLQASAPDSAAARDLIERYRIQALLADKLAACADKFRTLAGRIESDRLAQEVLLIGDRLMAAAVPTSPMTGEMR, from the coding sequence ATGACACGATACCGAATTCCTGAACTTGCCAGCAAATACATCGACCATGAGATGATCAGGCGCCACGCGGCCTTGCCGGATTTTCCCGACAGCCGGATCCGCCTGCTGTTCGGATTCCTCAGCCAGCACAGGTTTGCGGCTGCCGCAAGCGAGCTCTATTCGCTTGCGGTTTCTCTCGTGCAGCTCGGGCTTGACACCCATGACCGCGTCGATACCGAAGCCGGGGATCGCGGCATCAAGGATATGCGCGAGCGCCAGCTGCGCGTGCTGGCCGGCGATTATTTCAGCAGCCGCTTCTACCAGCTGCTGGCCGGAGCGGGCCAGATCGATATGATCCGCCGCCTCAGCGGCTCGATCTGCGAGGCGAACAGGCTCAAGACCAGCCTGTACGTGCAGGCGAAGGACAACTCCCTGACGGCGGAGGAATACCTGGATCGGCATGCCGGCATCCGCAGCATCCTCTTTGACAGCTTTACGATTTTGCTGGAGGAAAAGATTCGTCCCCTATGGAACGAGCTGCTCCTTACGCTGGCGCGAATGGAAGTCCTGCACGAGGAGTGGTCGCTTTCGCTTCGCGGGGAAGCGCTCGCGGGAGGCTGGGGCTACTGGCATGTGCTCGAGGCGGGTTCAGCGGAGGACCGGGAGCTGCTTCTGCAGGCTTCCGCTCCGGATTCCGCCGCAGCCCGGGACCTGATCGAGCGCTATCGGATCCAGGCGCTGCTGGCGGACAAGCTTGCCGCTTGCGCGGACAAGTTCAGGACGCTGGCTGGGCGCATTGAGTCGGATCGCCTGGCGCAAGAAGTGCTGCTGATCGGCGACCGGCTGATGGCGGCTGCCGTACCGACTTCCCCAATGACCGGCGAGATGAGGTGA
- a CDS encoding NAD(P)H-dependent glycerol-3-phosphate dehydrogenase: MPTNAETNGRRRLRVAVLVAGSWGTALSSVLADNGHEVTIWTRSAGQADEISQRHTNARYLPDIPLASTLRATTDMQEALRGAELVLFAAPSSAMREVAAAAAGAIDPDAVIVHATKGFEAETLERMSQVLAGELGRDEREIVVLSGPSHAEEVVRKLPTTVVVASIFPGPAKRAQDAFINSCFRVYTNPDVIGVEVAGAIKNIIALGAGLSDGLGFGDNAKAALLTRGLAEIGRLGSAMGATMMTFAGLAGVGDLIATCTSPHSRNWRAGSLLASGLSLDEVLEKVGMVVEGVRTTRFARTLAARYGVEMPITDQLYEVLFEGKDPREAVEMLMLRDRTGEL, from the coding sequence ATGCCGACAAATGCGGAAACCAACGGGCGCCGGCGCCTCCGCGTAGCGGTGCTTGTCGCAGGCAGCTGGGGGACGGCGCTGTCTTCGGTGCTTGCGGACAACGGCCACGAGGTGACCATATGGACCCGCAGCGCGGGACAGGCGGACGAAATCAGCCAGCGCCATACCAACGCCCGTTATTTGCCGGACATTCCGCTGGCGTCCACGCTCCGCGCGACGACGGATATGCAGGAAGCTCTGCGCGGAGCCGAGCTGGTGCTGTTCGCGGCTCCTTCCTCGGCGATGCGGGAAGTAGCGGCCGCCGCGGCGGGGGCGATCGACCCGGACGCCGTCATCGTCCATGCCACCAAAGGCTTTGAAGCGGAGACGCTGGAGCGCATGTCCCAGGTGCTGGCAGGCGAGCTTGGAAGGGATGAGCGCGAGATCGTCGTGCTCTCCGGACCGAGCCACGCCGAGGAAGTCGTGCGCAAGCTGCCGACGACGGTTGTCGTCGCTTCGATATTCCCTGGACCGGCCAAACGGGCGCAGGACGCTTTCATCAATTCCTGCTTCCGGGTCTATACCAACCCCGACGTCATCGGAGTCGAGGTCGCCGGCGCGATCAAGAACATCATTGCGCTTGGAGCCGGCCTCTCCGACGGACTCGGCTTTGGCGACAACGCCAAGGCGGCGCTGCTGACCCGCGGCTTGGCTGAGATCGGCCGCCTCGGCTCCGCGATGGGGGCGACGATGATGACGTTCGCCGGGCTGGCCGGAGTCGGCGACCTCATCGCGACCTGCACGAGCCCGCACAGCCGCAACTGGAGAGCGGGCTCGCTGCTCGCCAGCGGCCTGTCTCTGGACGAAGTGCTGGAGAAGGTCGGCATGGTCGTGGAAGGCGTGCGCACGACCCGCTTCGCCCGGACGCTCGCGGCGCGCTACGGCGTCGAGATGCCGATCACGGACCAGCTCTACGAGGTGCTCTTCGAGGGCAAGGATCCCCGCGAAGCGGTGGAGATGCTCATGCTGCGGGACCGCACCGGCGAGCTGTAG
- a CDS encoding 2Fe-2S iron-sulfur cluster-binding protein, whose product MITLIGRTRSTDADAVKGRTLLQHAVETKAEWGYNCSRGTCARCRCHVDQGMEHLEDVTDAEWDRLEPEELDQGFRLSCQAVVSSDDAVIVVRHKPYF is encoded by the coding sequence ATGATTACGCTCATCGGCCGCACGCGCTCTACGGACGCGGATGCCGTGAAAGGCCGCACGCTGCTTCAGCATGCGGTGGAGACCAAGGCGGAGTGGGGCTACAACTGCAGCCGCGGAACATGCGCCCGCTGCCGCTGCCATGTCGATCAAGGCATGGAGCATCTGGAAGACGTCACCGACGCCGAATGGGATCGCCTGGAGCCGGAAGAGCTGGATCAGGGCTTCCGTTTGTCCTGCCAGGCGGTCGTGAGCAGCGACGATGCTGTCATTGTCGTCCGGCACAAGCCTTATTTCTAG